From a region of the Helianthus annuus cultivar XRQ/B chromosome 5, HanXRQr2.0-SUNRISE, whole genome shotgun sequence genome:
- the LOC110943224 gene encoding zinc finger MYM-type protein 1-like — translation MAVVVRFVDKLGAIRESFIGIVHVKDTASTTLKQAIDDLLASKQLSIKQVRGQGYDGASNMRGEFNGLKALILKDNPSAHYIHCFAHQLQLVILVVAKKHAVSASCKRKDMLREEKKARVEKEILEGENKTGKGLNQEVSLARAGDTRWGSYHRTIISLLRLFPEVVTVLQYVKVDEDCSQQRINAKGILSYFKKLEFVFYMHLMGDILSYTNALSKHLQEKGKDLLEAANLINGTKGALNDLR, via the exons ATGGCTGTAGTTGTTAGATTTGTTGATAAACTTGGTGCTATTAGAGAGAGTTTTATCGGAATTGTTCATGTGAAAGACACGGCTTCTACAACTCTTAAACAAGCCATTGATGATTTATTAGCAAGCAAACAGTTGAGCATAAAACAA GTGAGAGGCCAAGGTTATGATGGTGCAAGCAACATGCGGGGAGAATTTAATGGGTTAAAAGCGTTGATTTTGAAAGATAACCCGTCTGCACATTACATCCATTGTTTTGCTCATCAACTTCAGTTGGTTATACTCGTTGTTGCAAAAAAACATGCCG TTTCAGCTTCTTGCAAACGAAAAGATATGTTAAGAGAGGAAAAAAAGGCGAGAGTGGAAAAAGAGATACTTGAAGGTGAAAATAAAACGGGTAAAGGTTTAAACCAAGAGGTTTCCCTAGCACGAGCCGGTGATACGCGATGGGGTTCGTATCATAGAACCATCATCAGTTTGCTTAGATTGTTTCCGGAAGTTGTTACCGTACTTCAATATGTTAAAGTAGATGAAGATTGCAGTCAACAACGGATAAATGCAAAAGGTATTCTATCCTATTTTAAAAAACTCGAGTTTGTTTTTTATATGCATTTGATGGGAGATATATTAAGTTACACAAATGCTCTTTCAAAACACCTTCAAGAAAAAGGTAAAGATTTATTAGAAGCGGCCAACTTGATAAATGGTACAAAAGGAGCATTAAATGATTTAAGATAA